The Usitatibacter rugosus genome segment TTTGTCCCGGCTCGTGTACCACGGCATCAGCAGGAAGAACGCGAAGTACACGACGGTCAGCACGCGCGCGACCCACAGCGCGACATAGTCGCCGCCGACGATCGGCAGGCCCTTGCCGAACTCGCCGAACACCGTGGTGGGCTCGACGCCGAGGTAGCCCAGGATCAGGAACGAGATCACGAAGGCCGTAAACCAGGCCTTGTAGACCGGCCCGCGGTAGCGGATCGACTTCACCTTGCCGCGGTCGAGCCAGGGCAGGAGGAAGAGGATCATCGTGGCCGCGCCCATCACCGCGACGCCCGGGAACTGCGAGTTGAAGATGGGCGGGATCGCGCGGAGCATCGCGTAGTACGGCGTGAAGTACCACACCGGGGCGATGTGCTCCGGGGTCTTCAGCGGGTCCGCGGGCACGAAGTTGTTGTACTCGAGGAAGTAGCCGCCCATCTCGGGCGAGAAGAACACGATCGCCGAGAACACGAGCAGGAAGACGGCGACCCCGAAGATGTCCTTGATCGTGTAGTACGGGTGCATCGGGATGCCGTCGACCGGGTGGCCGCTCTTCGGGTCGATGTTCTTGTAGATCTCGACGCCGTCGGGGTTGTTCGATCCCACCTCATGCAGCGCCGTCAGGTGCGCGGCGACGAGGCCCAGGATCACCAGCGGCAGCGCGACCACGTGCAGCGCGAAGAAGCGGTTCAGCGTCGCGTCGGAGACGTTGTAGTCGCCGCGGATCCACACCGCCAGCTCCTCGCCGATGAACGGCACGGTGCCGAACAGGTTGATGATCACCTGGGCGCCCCAGTAGGACATCTGGCCCCACGGAAGCAGGTAGCCGAAGAACGCCTCGCCCATCAGCGAGAGGTAGATCAGCACGCCGAAGATCCAGATCAGCTCCCGGGGCTTGCGGTACGAGCCGTACATGAGCCCGCGGGCCATGTGCAGGTACACGCAGATGAAGAACATCGACGCGCCGGTCGAGTGGATGTAGCGGATCAGCCAGCCGCCGGGCACGTCGCGCATGATGAACTCGACCGACGCGAAGGCGTGCTCCGCGCTCGGCTTGTAGTTCATCGTGAGGAAGATGCCGGAGGCGATCTGGATCACCAGGCACAGCAGCGCGAGCGACCCGAAGTAGTACCACCAGTTGAAGTTCTTCGGCGCGTAGTACTCGGAGAGCTGCTCCTTCCACATGCGCACCAGCGGGAAACGCGCGTCGACCCACGTGAGGATGCCGTTGAAACGCCCGGCTCCCGTGACGGGAGGCTTGTTCAGGACGGCCATCTTGTCAGGCTCCCTTGGGGTCCTCGCCGATAACGATCACGGCGTCGGATTTGTAGTTATGGGGGGGAATCTTCAGGTTGGTCGGGGCCGGGGAGCCCTTGAACACGCGTGCCGAAAGATCGAAGCGGGAGTTGTGGCACGGGCAGTAGTAGCCGCCCGGCCAGTCGGGGCCCATGTCGGAGGCGGCGCCGATCTCCTTCTTCAGGGTGGGCGAGCAGCCGAGGTGCGTGCAGACGCCCTCGCAGACGAAGTATTCGGGCTTGATCGCGCGCTCGCGGCCCTTGATGTAGGCCGGCTGCTGCGGAACGGTGCATTCCGGGTCGACCAGGAGCGGGTCGGCCTTCGGGAGGATGTCGAGCATCTCCTTCGTGCGGCGCAGCACCCAGATCGGCTTGCCGCGCCATTCGACGGTGATCTGCTGGCCGGGCTCGAGCTTGTCGATCGGCACTTCGACGGGCGCGCCGGCCGCGAGGGCCCGGGCGCTGGGGAACCAGCTGAGGGCGAAGGGCGCTGCCACGCCGGCGCCGGCAGCGGCACCCACGGCGGCGGTCGCGACGATGAGCCAGCGGCGCTTTTTCTCGTCGACTTGGTCTTGGACGATGGCGGTCATTTTTATCTGGAGGGGGGA includes the following:
- a CDS encoding cytochrome b is translated as MAVLNKPPVTGAGRFNGILTWVDARFPLVRMWKEQLSEYYAPKNFNWWYYFGSLALLCLVIQIASGIFLTMNYKPSAEHAFASVEFIMRDVPGGWLIRYIHSTGASMFFICVYLHMARGLMYGSYRKPRELIWIFGVLIYLSLMGEAFFGYLLPWGQMSYWGAQVIINLFGTVPFIGEELAVWIRGDYNVSDATLNRFFALHVVALPLVILGLVAAHLTALHEVGSNNPDGVEIYKNIDPKSGHPVDGIPMHPYYTIKDIFGVAVFLLVFSAIVFFSPEMGGYFLEYNNFVPADPLKTPEHIAPVWYFTPYYAMLRAIPPIFNSQFPGVAVMGAATMILFLLPWLDRGKVKSIRYRGPVYKAWFTAFVISFLILGYLGVEPTTVFGEFGKGLPIVGGDYVALWVARVLTVVYFAFFLLMPWYTSRDKEKPEPQRVTG
- the petA gene encoding ubiquinol-cytochrome c reductase iron-sulfur subunit; the protein is MTAIVQDQVDEKKRRWLIVATAAVGAAAGAGVAAPFALSWFPSARALAAGAPVEVPIDKLEPGQQITVEWRGKPIWVLRRTKEMLDILPKADPLLVDPECTVPQQPAYIKGRERAIKPEYFVCEGVCTHLGCSPTLKKEIGAASDMGPDWPGGYYCPCHNSRFDLSARVFKGSPAPTNLKIPPHNYKSDAVIVIGEDPKGA